One Rhizoctonia solani chromosome 3, complete sequence genomic region harbors:
- a CDS encoding paladin has protein sequence MSTPPGQRRPYLGGPHLYHLTSSPAFAAGRNRNASSGALLLSSRKPTTPALDAGLLDNSPTLIRATATVVKTRGGTVLSRGCILKTDHYPTGRALDLDINLQGAPNFRAPRGAAAALNVYGAAQPRVGGLRAILSILGCNPPKSSSGSPGISPLARASRLPNKVGCVWFSTREEPVIYIAGRPYVLREASDPKTALQLSDRASNIEAIEDRLKADILTESQRFGGLVLTHVEGDNESLMPTWTSVDVNSVKTPREVWEEAKEEGWNVEYHRIPITPDRAIEDNYLDAYLNVIKSVDPLETALVFHCGMGAVRTTFAMVSACLIRRKQLIARGFPDPFAKVVPSAHESGVATVGGGSPSASRDPTELSKSLLRLTYLLQQSLPSATTHSAIELLLAQPTLMDNLRKAHMGNYGLVLSLLGCLEDGLHVKKLADRVIDSCDHVANLREEILAHRVDYSVTSMDDKGRSAHILKAKRAMEKYYFTIALAGYVEESENFSESFQKWMETEIWNQVRFMRKAGLRLNVFAPVADLSVISKGESVQAPQLAGGRVLGDEWTDHVVKNRSGIILREGMLLKSDQWKSEGRNAGAESLRGATNFRNIPGTNIYALGQPNEEAIGAVVRRVKEEYPNVNKVAWINLREEPIIYVNGVAHCLRRENYSLRNMKDYGGISAGRLEILEDRLKNDVIAEVNSFQGRILLHAENTDGSVVPVWDEADPKDIAVPKEVMSAQIENVEIAYTRIPITSERPPDFTDIEALADVVIRTDSERTPIVLNCQLGRGRSTVAAIVVLLLQEWLKSGRGRAHARTPRRGTSMLSVPSRERDRDVLEPTPRLSYQIINNLLRVIRRGPDVKRIVDDAIDQCDQFMNLRESIEDARLRAEGSTDEQQKKRFIQIGLHGLRKYFELIVFQNFLMENDPDTVQTFASFEEFVKSRPVIATFENELRVEGAKALKPLERSEREDVAFADDIQYVVANRSGSVLSASTILKSDFFSNLQKMSLPERIDGAANFRRNPLTLPLANQGSNGKFVCGSGMPTVNGLRRALARVDAAPGGKNTVFWTSLREEPVFHWYYYRRRRVHGSQPEEGHQREMIQFDGRVLLHDEVETQPGSFDITAQWEPVTMQDIMTPRDVFRLVIEEGYKVDYARLAITDEQAPLPDALDQLVHRVEAGLKVAGDLGYAIVGLKLCDVTVALENEDESTYATTHYDSVDGSYEEEAYLRGEYKIILQLVGVLSYGKVAKRVTDKAIDAMADVQNLRKAIFDYKLKVDASDAGSQKQKKLMDLGVNYLYRYGTLIVLANYLIERQKHSIDSSFPAWLKEHREITRLLGRRSLD, from the exons ATGTCGACGCCTCCAGGCCAACGTAGACCGTACTTGGGTGGTCCCCATCTGTACCATCTTACCTCGAGTCCTGCGTTTGCGGCTGGAAGAAATAGAAACGCGA GCTCTGGCGCCTTGCTCCTGAGCTCCCGTAAACCTACAACACCTGCCCTGGATGCGGGACTATTAGATAATTCCCCCACTCTAATCAGGGCAACAGCTACTGTAGTCAAGACCAGAGGCGGAACTGTTTTGAGCCGTGGTTGTATTTTGAAGACAGACCATTATCCCACTG GGCGCGCATTGGATTTGGACATCAATCTACAAG GGGCGCCCAACTTTAGAGCTCCTCGTGGTGCCGCAGCAGCGCTCAATGTCTATGGAGCGGCGCAACCTCGGGTTGGAGGGTTACGGGCTATCCTCTCAATCTTGGGTTGTAACCCTCCCAAGTCCTCATCCGGCTCTCCAGGTATCTCGCCATTGGCAAGGGCAAGCAGACTACCCAACAAAGTTGGCTGTGTTTGGTTCTCGACACGCGAAG AACCCGTGATTTACATTGCTGGGCGGCCCTATGTCCTTCGCGAGGCTTCGGACCCGAAAACGGCACTTCAGCTCTCCGATAGGGCCTCCAATATTGAAGCTATCGAGGATCGCCTCAAAGCAGATATTTTAACTGAATCTCAGAG GTTTGGTGGTTTGGTGCTCACGCACGTTGAAG GCGATAACGAGTCGCTTATGCCAACTTGGACCTCGGTCGATGTCAATAGCGTAAAAACCCCTCGTGAGGTATGGGAGGAGGCAAAGGAAGAAGGATGGAACGTCGAG TATCACCG CATTCCTATTACTCCTGACCGAGCGATCGAG GACAATTACTTGGATGCCTACCTAAATGTTATAAAGTCTGTGGACCCCCTAGAAACTGCCCTAGTATTTCACTGCGGAATGGGTGCTGTGCGAA CTACCTTCGCCATGGTGTCCGCATGCTTGATTCGTCGCAAACAACTCATCGCTCGAGGATTCCCAGACCCTTTTGCGAAGGTAGTACCATCTGCCCATGAGTCGGGGGTCGCAACAGTAGG CGGCGGTAGCCCTTCAGCAAGTCGAGACCCAACAGAACTGAGCAAATCGTTGCTACGCTTGACCTATTTGCTTCAACAAA GTTTGCCTAGCGCCACTACTCACTCTGCAATCGAACTTCTTCTCGCGCAACCAACCTTGATGGACAATTTACGCAAAGCCCACATGGGGAACTATGGCCTGGTTCTCTCGCTCCTTGGGTGTTTAGAAGATGGACTTCATGTAAAGAAGTTGGCTGATAGAGTGATTGATAGCT GCGATCATGTGGCAAACCTCCGCGAGGAAATCCTTGCACATCGAGTAGATTATTCCGTAACGAGCATGGATGACAAAGGTCGTAGTGCGCACATCCTCAAGGCCAAGCGCGCCATGGAGAAGTA TTATTTCACGATTGCGCTTGCTGGTTATGTCGAAGAGAGTGAAAACTTTAGCGAGTCTTTCCAGAAATGGATGGAG ACCGAGATATGGAA CCAAGTTAGATTTATGCGCAAAGCCGGGCTCCGTCTTAATGTATTCGCACCCGTAGCAGACCTTTCCGTGATTTCCAAGGGCGAGAGTGTCCAGGCTCCTCAGCTAGCTGGCGGTCGCGTCTTGGGAGATGAGTGGACCGACCATGTTGTGAAG AACCGAAGCGGAATTATATTGCGAGAAGG CATGCTTCTTAAATCAGATCAATGGAAGTCCGAAGGGCGCAACGCAGGCGCTGAGAGTCTGCGTGGAGCTACTAACTTTAGAAACATTCCTGGAACCAATATCTACGCACTAGGCCAACCCAACGAAGAGGCAATCGGAGCTGTGGTCCGCCGAGTCAAAGAAGAATACCCGAACGTTAACAAGGTTGCGTGGATTAACCTTCG AGAAGAACCGATCATCTATGTAAACGGTGTCGCACACTGCCTTCGAAGGGAGAACTATTCTCTGAGAAACATGAAG GACTATGGTGGGATTTCTGCCGGCCG ACTGGAGATACTCGAAGATCGTCTCAAGAACGATGTCATTGCTGAAGTCAACTCTTTCCAAGGCCG GATTTTACTGCACGCAGAGAATACAGACGGCAGTGTCGTGCCAGTCTGGGACGAGGCCGATCCTAAGGATATCGCGGTACCCAAAGAAGTCATGTCAGCCCAGATCGAAAATGTCGAGATCGCATACACCCGCATTCCGATTACGTCGGAGCGCCCACCCGATTTTACCGACATTGAAGCTCTTGCCGACGTAGTCATTCGTACCGATTCTGAAAGGACTCCGATTGTGCTGAATTGTCAGCTTGGCCGGGGTCGTAGTACTGTCGCCGCGATTGTTGTGCTTTTGCTCCAAGAATGGCTGAAAAGTGGACGCGGTAGGGCGCACGCGCGCACACCAAGGCGCGGTACGAGTATGCTTTCTGTTCCAAGCCGAGAGCGAGATCGCGACGTTTTGGAGCCTACGCCCAGGCTTTCGTATCAAATCATCAACA ACCTCCTGCGCGTGATTCGGCGTGGCCCAGATGTAAAACGAATAGTAGATGACGCTATTGATCAATGTGACCAATTCATGAAT CTTCGTGAATCCATCGAAGACGCCCGGCTTCGTGCTGAAGGTTCAACGGACGAGCAGCAGAAGAAACGATTTATCCAAATAG GACTTCACGGTCTCCGCAAGTATTTTGAGTTAATCGTTTTCCAGAACTTCCTTATGGAGAACGATCCTGACACGGTACAAACATTTGCCTCGTTCGAAGAGTTTGTCAAGTCACGGCCCGTCATTGCCACTTTTGAGAACGAGCTCCGGGTTGAAGGTGCCAAGGCGCTGAAGCCGTTGGAGCGATCCGAGCGCGAAGATGTAGCCTTTGCTGATGACATCCAATACGTTGTTGCGAATCGTTCAGGAAGCGTCCTCTCTGCTTCTACTATCCTTAAGAGCGATTTCTTCTCTAACCTGCAGAAGATGTCTTTGCCCGAGCGCATTGATGGCGCCGCCAACTTCCGTAGGAATCCTTTAACATTACCCTTGGCGAATCAAGGATCAAATGGTAAATTTGTCTGCGGTAGCGGTATGCCCACTGTCAATGG GCTTCGTCGTGCACTTGCTCGAGTCGATGCGGCTCCTGGAGGGAAGAATACCGTCTTCTGGACATCTCTACGAGAG GAGCCGGTTTT CCACTGGTATTACTACCGACGTCGTCGAGTCCATGGAAGTCAACCTGAAGAAGGACATCAACGAGAGATGATTCAATTCGACGGACGTGTCTTGCTTCACGACGAAGTCGAAACGCAGCCAGGCTCCTTCGATATCACTGCACA GTGGGAGCCTGTCACGATGCAAGATATTATGACTCCAAGAGATGTTTTCCGGTTGGTCATAGAAGAAGGGTATAAA GTTGACTACGCTCGTCTAGCCATC ACCGACGAACAAGCACCACTTCCGGATGCTCTGGACCAACTGGTTCATCGAGTTGAAGCTGGCTTGAAAGTCGCTGGAGACCTA GGGTATGCTATAGTTGGCCTTAAGCT CTGCGATGTCACAGTCGCCTTGGAAAACGAGGATGAATCCACGTATGCAACAACGCACTACGACTCTGTCGATGGAAGTTATGAAGAGGAGGCTTATTTGCGAGGAGAATACAAGATCATTCTCCAGCTCGTCGGCGTCTTGTCGTATGGCAAAGTGGCCAAACGAGTTACGGACAAAGCAATCGACGCAATGGCAGACGTCCAGAATTTGAGGAAGGCTATCTTTGA CTACAAACTGAAGGTCGATGCGAGTGACGCTGGGTCCCAGAAGCAAAAGAAGCTCATGGATCTTGGTGTTAATTATTT GTATCGATATGGCACCTTGATCGTGCTCGCCAACTACTTAATCGAGAGGCAAAAGCATAGTATCGACTCATCATTCCCCGCATGGCTCAAAGAGCACCGGGAAATTACTAGACTGCTTGGTCGCAGGAGCCTTGACTAG
- a CDS encoding importin subunit beta-1 has protein sequence MLGLCARALSDEERPDTIVRAAFGLIGDLADLYSKGQIKPLLTEGWLTSALQQKPKGAPQETKRVLKYARESVRRAIA, from the exons ATGCTTGGACTTTGCGCCCGTGCGCTGAGTGACGAGGAACGCCCCGATACCATTGTTCGCGCTGCATTTGGTCTTATTGGCGATCTGGCGGAtctctactctaagggccAAATCAAACCATTGCTCACTGAGGGGTGGCTCACTTCCGCCTTGCAACAAAAGCCAAAAGGTGCACCACAGGAAACCAAACGTGTTCTCAAATACGCACGCGAG AGTGTCCGAAGAGCAATTGCCTAG
- a CDS encoding major facilitator superfamily transporter has product MSSPYNEKKDIERESADLKKDPAHHVTVVAAGVDDAVRLTLGQGTGQPLDPEAALKLRKKIDRHLLPLMMIRVILGTIYGQDTLGSSAILGIRADTHLDANHKTWSTCTGLSSISPTSCSSTLKIGLQRFPVGKWMAANITCWGIALIMHAACKNFGGLMACRIVLGICEGSITAGFMIVTSMFYTRKEQSIRVGYWFLMNGTAQIISGFLALGSYILIPMATAWFLTTEERAMAIERIKVNQTGVKQSLEERPALTDPKTWLFALFSCLDNIPNSLTNQRSIIVNSFGFSTLQTTLLGCVDGVIEIVTIWTGVTLAVKWEDSRAYVAVLYFIPNVLGSILVNVLPWSNKIGLLFSVWITGVGTTGFVLSLGWAIMLSAYCVGNLVGPQMWQERYKPRLSISPLLCTGTVFHGLSSLSATSSVPSFFSSFVSSFTREQERDAEPKTEEEDDAYIEETLQDGTKVERKVDKAFLDLTDIQNRDFRYVL; this is encoded by the exons ATGTCTTCACCGTACAACGAGAAGAAAGACATCGAGCGCGAGAGCGCGGATCTCAAAAAGGATCCCGCCCACCATGTCACCGTCGTTGCCGCAGGTGTTGATGATGCTGTGAGGTTAACGCTTGGGCAAGGGACAGGCCAACCTCTCGACCCCGAGGCGGCGCTGAAGCTCAGAAAGAAGATAGACAGGCATCTCCTCCCTCTGATGATGATCCGTGT TATACTGGGTACAATTTATGGACAAGACACATTAGGGAGTAGCGCTATTCTCGGTATTCGAGCAGATACTCATTTGGATGCCAACCA TAAGACTTGGTCTACGTGTACT GGACTATCTTCTATATCGCCTACCTCGTGTTCGAGTACCC TCAAAATTGGCCTTCAACGATTCCCTGTAGGTAAATGGATGGCTGCCAACATCACATGCTGGGGCATTGCCCTTATCATGCATGCTGCCTGCAAAAACTTTGGCGGTTTGATGGCTTGTCGAATCGTACTGGGTATATGCGAGGGCTCCATTACGGCTGGGTTCATGATTGTAACGAGTATGTTTTACACCCGTAAGGAACAAAGCATTCGTGTGGGCTACTGGT TCTTGATGAACGGAACAGCCCAGATTATCTCTGGCTTCCTTGCTTTGGGGTCTTACATATTAATACCCATGG CTACCGCTTGGTTCTTAACTACGGAAGAACGGGCTATGGCTATCGAGCGAATCAAGGTCAATCAGACGGGTGTCAAACAAAGTCTGGAAGAAAGACCA GCGCTGACCGACCCTAAAACATGGCTATTCGCACTTTTCTCGTGTCTCGATAACATTCCCAACTCGTTGACAAACCAGCGCAG TATTATTGTTAATTCGTTCGGTTTCTCAACCCTACAGACCACGTTACTCGGATGTGTAGATGGCGTGATTGAGA TCGTCACTATCTGGACCGGTGTGACTCTTGCTGTGAAATGGGAGGACAGCCGTGCTTACGTCGCGGTCCTTTACTTTATTCCAAACGTTCTTGGATCGATTCTTGTCAATG TCCTGCCATGGTCAAATAAGATCGGATTACTGTTTTCTGTTTGGATCACTGGTGTCGGAACGACAGGATTTGTTCTATCATTGGGTTGG GCCATTATGCTTTCTGCATACTGCGTCGGGAACTTGGTTGGTCCTCAAATGTGGCAAGAACGCTACAAACCTAG GCTAAGCATATCGCCTCTTCTGTGCACAGGAACCGTATTCCATGGATTGTCATCACTATCAGCTACTTCCTCTGTCCCATCATTCTTCTCATCATTCGTGTCGTCTTTCACGCGAGAACAAGAACGAGATGCCGAGCCTAAgaccgaggaagaggatgacgcatacatcgaGGAAACCCTCCAAGACGGGACAAAGGTTGAACGAAAAGTTGACAAG
- a CDS encoding DnaJ domain protein encodes MGKDYYALLGVSKDATDDDIKKGYKKMALKWHPDRNKGNTEAASQKFKEISEAFEVLSDKNKREIYDRFGEEGLKGGPPPSPGGGGGGFAGGFPGASFGGFPGGGTTFTFSSGGPGMGGGFKASDPNSVFEQFFKQFGGMGGGGMGGGFGSMEEDDHFGGGGGSPFSSFGGGGFGGSPFGGGSSFRSAGMPGAFPAGEGIPRSSGRRASSMNGARSEPTQLPDVIHPLKLSLEDIFKGTKKHLKLKRKLLDGSTEAKDIEIDVLPGWKAGTKVRYARMGNERADGEAADVVFVVEEKEHPRFKREGEDLITTCKRTVHTPASIIKPGQETRIPGLGMPVRKEGKVVRKGDLVVKWEVVFPDRLTDSQKIAHEHNPVYDHDMAQSRYQDGGPDINNYWDSSTPPPQRLSGTDSYHQSNYASGDNLASYAPPANPFLTPTGPSNTATRGHYFAPEAALQNVQSMQHDRYTNLDGSGNTTGGSSPWLEKQQRDNKRTKLWIWCCGVTILILVGAGVGLGVVFLRSLAGASPVPQDFFRRLHGRDSRHGWRCLGRSQRPSKFEKDSRLKNSFYGFAYTPLGALLPECGATQANVTEDIQLLSQLTTRIRLYGSDCNQTALVLQAIKDTKVDLEVFVGIYLADVNEDDAAYTRQRDLIKDAITTYGTDHIAGVSVTAAKETTATGTAGLAAAAKLVEKIKDTRQMLAGMSLSKNLPVGTSDAGSYFNTPLLEAIDYGLANVHPWFAHTTINDAAGWTWDFFQQNNIAQANAVANKPTMYIAETGWPTQSSSVAAQNNGAADASVKNLQVFMDTFVCASNTNQTNYFFFEFKDEPWKDALYGGVEGWWGVFDADKKLKDVTIPDCAHH; translated from the exons ATGGGAAAAGACTACTATGCATTGCTCGGCGTTAGCAAGGACGCCACTGATGATGACATCAAGAAGGGATACAAGAAAATG GCCTTGAAATGGCACCCCGATCGAAACAAGGGTAACACTGAGGCAGCTTCCCAAAAATTCAAAGAG ATCAGCGAAGCATTCGAAGTACTCTCCGACAAAAACAAGCGGGAAATATACGATCGCTTTGGCGAAGAAGGGTTGAAGGGCGGCCCACCACCGAGCCCAGGTGGTGGCGGCGGTGGATTTGCCGGAGGTTTTCCTGGAGCCAGTTTCGGAGG GTTCCCTGGAGGTGGCACAACCTTTACGTTTTCGTCCGGAGGACCCGGCATGGGTGGTGGATTCAAAGCGAGCGACCCCAATTCCGTGTTTGA ACAATTCTTCAAACAATTTGGTGGAATGGGCGGTGGGGGCATGGGTGGTGGATTCGGTAGTATGGAAGAAGATGACCActttggtggtggtggtggctcTCCATTCTCTTCGTTTGGTGGCGGCGGATTCGGCGGTAGCCCGTTTGGCGGTGGCAGCTCGTTCAGAAGCGCAGGTATGCCTGGAGCATTCCCAGCTGGAGAGGGCATTCCTCGTTCTAGCGGCAGGCGGGCAAGTAGCATGAACGGCGCGCGCAGCGAGCCGACCCAGTTGCCAGACGTCATCCATCCTTTGAAACTCTCGCTCGAAGATATATTCAAGGGAACAAAGAAGCATCTCAAGCTCAAACGAAAGCTTCTGGATGGTTCAACCGAGGCCAAGGACATCGAAATTGACGTATTGCCT GGGTGGAAGGCAGGGACTAAAGTTCGATATGCACGCATGGGCAATGAACGGGCTGACGGAGAGGCGGCGGATGTCGTCTTTGTTGTGGAAGAAAAAGAGCATCCTCGGTTCAAGCGTGAGGGGGAGGATCTTATTACTACCTGCAAA CGAACTGTCCACACCCCTGCATCCATAATCAAACCCGGGCAGGAAACCCGTATCCCTGGTCTGGGTATGCCGGTCAGGAAAGAAGGCAAGGTGGTGCGCAAAGGCGATTTGGTGGTGAAGTGGGAAGTGGTGTTCCCTGATCGGTTGACCGACTCTCAAAAGATTG CACACGAGCACAATCCCGTTTACGACCACGACATGGCACAATCACGATACCAAGATGGAGGCCCAG ATATCAACAACTACTGGGACTCTTCCACTCCACCA CCCCAGCGTCTGTCGGGAACAGACTCATATCACCAATCCAACTACGCTTCAGGCGACAACCTCGCGTCTTACGCCCCTCCGGCTAACCCCTTTCTCACACCAACCGGTCCATCTAACACCGCCACCCGTGGTCACTACTTTGCACCAGAGGCCGCGCTTCAAAACGTTCAAAGCATGCAACACGATAGGTACACAAACCTCGACGGCTCAGGCAACACCACTGGGGGCTCCAGTCCATGGCTTGAGAAGCAACAGCGTGACAACAAGCGCACCAA ATTGTGGATTTGGTGTTGTGGGGTCACCATTTTGATTCTCGTTGGCGCCGGTGTCGGCCTTGGCGTAGTCTTTCTCAGAAGTCTGGCGGGAGCAAGTCCGGTCCCACAGGACTTCTTCCGACGGCTCCATGGTCGCGATTCCCGGCACGGCTGGCGTTGTCTTGGCCGATCCCAACGACCATCCAAATTCGAAAAGGATTCGCGTCTCAAGAACTCATTCTACGGGTTTGCTTATACGCCACTCGGCGCGCTACTTCCTGAATGTGGTGCTACCCAAGCAAACGTTACCGAGGATATTCAACTCTTGTCGCAACTGACTACTCGTATTCGTCTCTATGGCTCCGATTGCAATCAAACTGCGCTTGTCTTGCAAGCCATCAAAGACACCAAGGTTGACTTGGAAGTGTTTGTCGGAATTT ACTTGGCAGACGTCAACGAGGACGATGCTGCCTATACTCGCCAACGCGACTTGATCAAGGATGCGATTACCACATACGGGACTGACCATATTGCTGGAGTATC CGTCACCGCTGCGAAAGAGACTACCGCTACTGGTACTGCTGGGTTGGCTGCAGCTGCCAAGCTGGTTGAGAAGATCAAGGACACTCGGCAGATGTTGGCTGGCATGAGCCTCAGCAAGAACCTTCCTGTCGGTACCAGTGACGCCGGAAGTTATTTCAACACGCcgctccttgaggctattgACTATGG TCTGGCAAACGTTCACCCTTGGTTCGCTCATACCACCATCAACGACGCTGCTGGCTGGACATGGGACTTCTTCCAGCAAAACAATATTGCGCAGGCCAATGCGGTAGCCAACAAGCCGACCATGTACATTGCTGAAACAGGATGGCCAACA CAATCTTCCAGTGTCGCGGCTCAAAATAATGGTGCAGCCGACGCATCCGTAAAAAACCTTCAGGTGTTCATGGACACGTTCGTGTGTGCATCCAACACTAATCAAACCAACTACTTCTTCTTCGAGTTCAAAGATGAGCCTTGGAAGGATGCCTTGTACGGTGGTGTTGAGGGTTGGTGGGGCGTCTTTGACGCTGA CAAAAAACTCAAGGATGTTACTATCCCCGACTGCGCCCACCATTAG
- a CDS encoding importin beta N-terminal domain, with translation MSASEILANSFSADAALRHDAESKLEALARDNLSTFMATLMPELTNENNPLPVRNAAALNIKNAIVARDANRQQELNEKWLALPQETRNGVKHGAMATLGSPQPRAGTFAAQVISAIAAIEVPAEQWPI, from the exons ATGAGTGCAAGCGAAATTCTCGCTAATTCGTTCTCTGCAG ATGCTGCGCTCCGCCATGACGCCGAGAGCAAGCTCGAAGCCCTGGCGCGCGACAATCTG TCCACGTTCATGGCGACACTTATGCCTGAACTCACAAACGAGAACAATCCGCTCCCCGTTCGGAACGCAGCCGCCCTCAACATTAAGAACGCTATTGTCGCAAGG GACGCGAATCGCCAACAAGAGTTGAACGAAAAGTGGCTGGCATTACCTCAAGAAACGCGTAATGGCGTCAAGCATGGTGCCATGGCCACTCTTGGTTCTCCACAGCCTAGGGCAGGAACTTTTGCGGCCCAAGTCATTTCTGCTATTGCCGCTATCGAAGTCCCCGCCGAACAGTGGCCGATCTAA
- a CDS encoding importin subunit beta-1 codes for MNALTAIGQICEVVPPSSLSSRSNEILTAVVQGARREEPSPEVQGAAITALLNSLEFIRDNFEREGERNYLMQVVCEATQSENHPVQVGAFECLVKIMSLYYDKMGFYMERALFGVTYVVGMKNPDEKVALQAVEFWSTVAEEEIELKMEEAEALEYGDLPERENKKFATTALNDIVPVLLQLLTQQEEDADEDEWNISMAAGTCLALLAQAVDDAIVPVVLPFIETNIKHDDWHLREAAVMVFGSILEGPDPNVLAGLVSQALPVLIAMMADSNAAVKDTTAWTLGRICELLVGFLLNPARRTPAATSTLSPFYQGIVDKLLVVTEKPTNESNFRTAAYEALNAYIANASADTFNAVSQITLTVLQRMETLLNIQNELLNIDDRSNWAELQSNFCSVIISVIRKMGAQVKPLADRIMTLTLRLVQAAGKQSTILEDGFLVVGTMSSALGQDIQPYLEAFLPIIVAALKNHEDAALCTVCIGTIGDIARALQEKTVQYAAAFISLLLESLQSQVMGRNVKIQVLACFGDVALSIGPEFAPYLETAMTVLKQAGEIQPNPMDYEMVDYVAQLREGILDAYVGIVAGFKSADKS; via the exons ATGAATGCACTCACAGCTATTGGTCAAATTTGCGAAGTTGTG CCACCTTCTTCACTTAGCTCTCGTTCCAACGAAATCCTTACTGCCGTTGTGCAAGGTGCCCGGCGGGAAGAGCCAAGCCCCGAGGTTCAAGGTGCCGCTATTACAGCTCTTTTGAACTCTTTGGAGTTTATCAGGGATAACTTTGAGCGCGAG GGAGAGCGTAACTACCTGATGCAAGTAGTTTGCGAGGCCACTCAGAGCGAAAACCACCCTGTCCAAGTGGGAGCGTTTGAATGCTTGGTGAAGATTATGAGTCTGTACTATGACAAGATGGGCTTTTATATGGAACGAGCCCTGTTCGGGGTGA CTTACGTAGTGGGTATGAAAAACCCAGACGAAAAGGTTGCACTTCAAGCAGTTGAATTTTGGTCGACTGTCGCCGAAGAGGAAATTGAGCTCAAGATGGAAGAAGCAGAG GCACTTGAATATGGTGATCTGCCCGAACGGGAGAACAAAAAGTTCGCAACGACTGCACTTAATGACATTGTCCCAGTTTTACTCCAGCTCCTTACCCAGCAAGAGGAAGACGCGGACGAGGATGAATGGAATATTTCTATGGCTGCTGGAACTTGTCTTGCGCTCCTGGCTCAGGCGGTTGACGACGCGATCGTTCCGGTGGTCCTTCCGTTCATTGAGACGAACATCAAACATGACGACTGGCATCTACGTGAGGCTGCTGTGATGGTATTCGGCTCTATCCTTGAGGGGCCCGATCCAAACGTTCTTGCGGGGCTCGTCAGTCAGGCGCTCCCGGTCCTTATTGCCATGATGGCCGATTCAAACGCTGCTGTGAAGGATACTACTGCATGGACCCTTGGACGAATTTGTGAGCTCCTTGTCGG CTTTCTCCTGAACCCGGCCCGACGGACACCTGCAGCAACTTCAACTCTGTCGCCGTTCTATCAAGGTATTGTTGACAAGTTGTTGGTGGTGACCGAAAA ACCCACCAACGAATCCAACTTCCGTACTGCGGCTTATGAAGCTTTGAACGCCTACATCGCGAACGCCAGTGCTGACACCTTTAATGCGGTCTCCCAAATTACGCTTACAGTGCTTCAGCGCATGGAAACCCTCTTGAATATTCAG AACGAGCTGCTTAATATCGACGATCGATCTAATTGGGCCGAGCTACAGAGCAATTTCTGTAGCGTCATCATT AGCGTGATTCGCAAGATGGGCGCCCAGGTCAAACCGCTAGCTGATAGGATCATGACCCTCACATTGCGACTTGTCCAGGCTGCAGGGAAGCAGTCGACCATCCTGGAAGACGGATTCTTGGTTGTCGGGACTATGTCATCTG CCCTCGGACAGGACATCCAGCCTTATTTGGAGGCATTCCTACCTATTATTGTTGCAGCGCTGAAGAACCACGAGGACGCAGCACTTTGCACTGTTTGTATCGGTACCATCGGTGATATTGCCCGCGCTTTGCAAGAAAAGACTGTTCAATATGCCGCTGCATTCATCAGTCTATTACTCGAAAGCTTGCAGAGTCAGGTTATGGGCCGAAATGTTAAGATTCAAGTCCTTGCTTGCTTTGGTGATGTTGCGCTTTCGATTGGCCCCGAGTTCGCCCCTTACCTGGAGACCGCAATGACCGTCTTGAAGCAGGCGGGCGAGATCCAACCCAACCCG ATGGACTACGAGATGGTTGACTACGTTGCTCAACTACGTGAGGGTATACTCGACGCATATGTTGGCATTGTGGCTGGCTTCAAGTCTGCTGATAAGT CCTAA